One Kineosporia sp. NBRC 101731 DNA segment encodes these proteins:
- a CDS encoding MFS transporter — MNTDGDPARTEEVSVSLHHAEQPPGTTEPPATTPDSATDSAPDAAPDPHARYRGAAIAVVCVALFVDMLVYGLAIPVLPLLPALEDAGSTGTGILFASYAASLLLITPFAGRLVDRHGPRTPLLLGLIGFGAATLLFAVGGPYPLLLVGRLFQGAAAGLSWVAGLSLIAMVTPLADRARWMGLAMSMVALGVLAGPPLGGFIATHWGTHAPFVVAAVVALLDAVARLMLVPRLPHQQNDDPAGPTTVLRVPGTLAVVGLIIVQAGLIAALEPVLPFHLADTIAADSTRIGLLFALTVVVGATLNPIVGGLVATVDNRLLTGIGVLFGAVSIWWAGAADSTWSVALAMALLGAATAFIAAPATTLIGVQGGKASPPALGGAYALFNIAYAIGLLIGPLLSGPLTDALDLSGALTAIAVLTVVGGGAAALCAPSIAGLTDDASPRPS; from the coding sequence ATGAACACCGACGGGGATCCGGCACGTACGGAAGAGGTGTCCGTTTCGCTGCACCACGCCGAGCAACCGCCCGGCACCACGGAACCACCTGCCACAACACCAGACTCAGCAACAGACTCAGCACCAGACGCAGCACCGGATCCGCACGCCCGGTACCGCGGCGCGGCCATCGCCGTGGTCTGCGTGGCCCTGTTCGTCGACATGCTGGTCTACGGCCTGGCCATCCCGGTCCTGCCACTGCTGCCCGCCCTGGAAGATGCGGGATCCACCGGCACCGGCATCCTGTTCGCCAGCTACGCCGCCAGTCTGCTGCTCATCACCCCGTTCGCGGGGCGCCTGGTCGACCGGCACGGCCCCCGCACCCCGCTGCTGCTGGGGCTGATCGGCTTCGGCGCCGCCACCCTGCTGTTCGCCGTCGGCGGGCCGTACCCGCTGCTGCTGGTCGGGCGGCTCTTCCAGGGCGCCGCCGCAGGCCTGTCCTGGGTCGCCGGGCTCTCCCTCATCGCCATGGTCACGCCGCTGGCCGACCGCGCCCGCTGGATGGGCCTGGCCATGAGCATGGTCGCCCTGGGCGTGCTCGCCGGCCCGCCGCTGGGCGGTTTCATCGCCACGCACTGGGGCACGCACGCACCGTTCGTGGTGGCCGCGGTCGTGGCCCTGCTCGACGCCGTGGCCCGGCTGATGCTGGTCCCGCGACTGCCGCACCAGCAGAACGACGACCCGGCCGGCCCCACCACCGTGCTGCGCGTACCCGGCACCCTGGCCGTCGTCGGCCTGATCATCGTGCAGGCCGGGCTGATCGCGGCGCTGGAACCGGTGCTGCCCTTCCACCTGGCCGACACCATCGCCGCCGACAGCACCCGTATCGGTCTGCTCTTCGCCCTCACCGTGGTGGTCGGTGCCACCCTCAACCCGATCGTCGGGGGCCTGGTCGCCACCGTCGACAACCGGCTCCTGACCGGCATCGGCGTCCTGTTCGGCGCGGTGTCGATCTGGTGGGCCGGGGCCGCGGACAGCACCTGGTCGGTCGCCCTGGCCATGGCCCTGCTCGGGGCCGCCACAGCCTTCATCGCGGCGCCCGCCACCACCCTGATCGGCGTGCAGGGCGGCAAGGCCAGCCCACCGGCGCTCGGCGGCGCCTACGCCCTCTTCAACATCGCCTATGCCATCGGCCTGCTGATCGGTCCCCTCCTGTCCGGTCCCCTCACCGATGCTCTCGACCTGTCGGGCGCACTCACGGCCATCGCCGTCCTGACCGTCGTGGGTGGCGGGGCCGCCGCCCTGTGTGCGCCCTCCATCGCCGGGCTGACCGACGACGCCTCCCCGAGACCGTCATGA
- a CDS encoding TetR/AcrR family transcriptional regulator: MRNTAEEAARTREKILRAALQRFASEGWNGTSFVGVAEQAGVTRGAVHHHFTDKTALLHAALAQAWQDHPAPAFAQLQAEDTDPRERLVAFVAGYLDALREDPEFRTLAVVSTIVAPQSTGEAGEQEGLPEKQVALSGWSEQIRHALKELSAQESLALDLDTAVFLIASTTYGVTVSAALGETPLPDSAQSRALAERLLRTVTAA, encoded by the coding sequence ATGCGGAACACGGCGGAGGAAGCTGCTCGCACCCGGGAGAAGATCCTGCGTGCGGCCCTGCAGCGTTTCGCCTCCGAGGGGTGGAACGGCACGTCGTTCGTCGGCGTCGCCGAGCAGGCCGGGGTCACCCGGGGGGCGGTGCACCACCACTTCACCGACAAGACCGCCCTGCTGCACGCCGCCCTGGCCCAGGCCTGGCAAGACCATCCCGCCCCGGCGTTCGCGCAGTTGCAGGCCGAAGACACCGACCCGCGCGAGCGCCTCGTGGCGTTCGTGGCCGGCTATCTGGACGCGCTCCGGGAGGATCCGGAGTTCCGCACCCTGGCCGTGGTCTCGACCATCGTGGCTCCCCAGTCCACCGGGGAGGCCGGTGAGCAGGAGGGCCTGCCGGAAAAACAGGTGGCCCTGTCCGGCTGGTCGGAGCAGATCCGGCACGCCCTCAAAGAACTGAGCGCCCAGGAATCCCTGGCCCTCGATCTCGACACGGCGGTGTTCCTCATCGCCAGCACCACCTACGGCGTGACCGTCAGCGCCGCCCTCGGCGAGACGCCCCTGCCCGACAGCGCCCAGTCCCGGGCCCTGGCCGAGCGTCTCCTCAGAACGGTCACCGCCGCATAA
- a CDS encoding SagB/ThcOx family dehydrogenase, translated as MITNEGVERRPANAPGRRTSSTAVDHDAVLAGLGLAARVLPPPWPMPAHVLALVDRRHAGEGNALRAGAVPMRDLVAAPDRAEAEMLALEAGFAVRLSTPQETAFIGAAADEDGAVLRSLLRALEVFAVPRHPWEPDGLRSVVVGVLKHLGPVTFSAGRAGADLFQVVATRTDGTVGRGWGRSREEAASRAVSRLVEVLAGRPQISPLEVAGGDLPIRDFLRENGRAASWRVVHAADGRVVVQTRLRKPVPQQPWSAQAPHQLNLSVPDERVRISRLYHENSKLHRNFRDLPPVDLATVTPGLQTVVAQAARVVAPGTPEIRLPRRDRQRSQKSLDRVLRSRRSWAGMDDASMTLDDLGHLLDSAIGVTGSCGLPDSKVRMPMRAFPASGGLFSTDVYVYARRIEGLASGVHYYEPMRHSLHHVRADCDDEEVLENIGYPARARQAAAVLVFAASFRRLQWKYWERAYRMVHLDCGHLAQNLILVAGSMDLVAHPMIAFTDDYFDRLTGVNGQDEAVIHLTLLGPARADNPRPKE; from the coding sequence ATGATCACGAACGAAGGAGTGGAGAGGCGGCCGGCGAACGCGCCGGGCCGCCGCACCAGCTCGACCGCCGTCGACCACGACGCGGTTCTGGCTGGTCTCGGCCTCGCCGCCCGGGTTCTGCCGCCGCCCTGGCCGATGCCCGCCCACGTGCTCGCGCTGGTGGACCGGCGTCATGCGGGGGAGGGCAATGCCCTGCGGGCCGGAGCGGTGCCGATGCGGGACCTGGTCGCCGCCCCTGATCGCGCCGAGGCCGAGATGCTGGCGCTGGAAGCCGGATTCGCTGTCCGCCTGTCCACCCCTCAGGAAACGGCTTTCATCGGAGCGGCGGCGGACGAGGACGGGGCGGTGCTGCGCTCGCTGCTGCGGGCGCTGGAGGTGTTCGCCGTTCCCCGCCACCCCTGGGAGCCGGACGGACTGCGGTCGGTGGTGGTGGGCGTCCTCAAGCATCTGGGGCCCGTGACCTTCTCGGCCGGGCGGGCCGGTGCGGATCTGTTCCAGGTGGTGGCGACCCGCACGGACGGGACCGTCGGCCGTGGGTGGGGTCGGTCACGGGAAGAGGCCGCCTCACGTGCCGTTTCGCGTCTGGTGGAGGTGCTCGCGGGCCGGCCGCAGATCAGCCCGCTCGAGGTGGCCGGTGGTGATCTGCCGATCCGTGACTTCCTGCGGGAGAACGGACGCGCCGCTTCCTGGCGGGTCGTGCACGCGGCGGACGGTCGGGTGGTCGTGCAGACCCGGCTGAGAAAACCCGTGCCGCAGCAACCCTGGTCGGCCCAGGCCCCGCACCAGCTGAATCTGTCCGTCCCGGACGAGCGGGTCCGGATCTCCCGGCTCTATCACGAGAACTCCAAGCTCCACCGGAACTTCCGCGACCTGCCACCGGTCGACCTGGCCACCGTCACCCCCGGGTTGCAGACCGTGGTGGCGCAGGCCGCGCGGGTGGTCGCTCCCGGCACCCCTGAGATACGGCTGCCCCGACGCGACCGGCAGCGCTCGCAGAAGAGTCTCGACCGGGTGCTGCGCAGTCGCCGGTCGTGGGCCGGGATGGACGATGCGTCCATGACTCTCGACGATCTGGGGCATCTGCTGGACAGTGCGATCGGTGTCACCGGCAGCTGCGGCCTGCCCGACTCAAAGGTGCGGATGCCGATGCGTGCCTTCCCGGCCTCCGGCGGGCTGTTCTCCACCGACGTGTACGTCTATGCCCGCCGGATCGAGGGTCTCGCGTCGGGGGTGCACTACTACGAGCCGATGCGGCACAGCCTGCATCACGTGCGGGCCGACTGCGACGACGAGGAGGTGCTGGAGAACATCGGTTACCCGGCCCGGGCCCGGCAGGCGGCCGCGGTGCTGGTGTTCGCCGCCTCGTTCCGCCGTCTGCAGTGGAAGTACTGGGAAAGGGCCTACCGGATGGTCCATCTCGACTGCGGTCACCTGGCCCAGAATCTGATCCTGGTGGCCGGCTCGATGGATCTGGTGGCCCACCCGATGATCGCCTTCACCGACGACTACTTCGACCGTCTCACGGGCGTCAACGGCCAGGACGAGGCCGTCATCCATCTGACCCTGCTCGGCCCGGCGCGGGCCGACAACCCCCGGCCGAAGGAGTGA
- a CDS encoding TOMM precursor leader peptide-binding protein, which yields MVKPALDDEIVLSPGTHVHAVDDDSGFLEESGGVRRIQGEHLGAAVSEVLGVLTVPRRVGEVLDGVRDLSRDQALTWLSDLLEAGLVRPGQPVARTTVQVCGDEALTACARVALPAHARVGADDADLVLVIADSLYDARAEALARDCVRRGSAFLVAGADPGRGAFVTPVWRPGERLACYECVRTRLHANAPTGRTRWEYQQSLSGGGVSSGRGPVGVAGALGVAAVLAGVRAAAWLNDTDGPQDDLIWIGDDLTAGHRPVLPVPTCAWCDQQQVGLDRVEPTGLLAAVDDVAGIVHSATVRLAESGPRVHLGGSVAADNSLVRPSLRVTLNGGAGFTRSAALLSTAGESVERYAAGIWRREDLLVARHDDLVEPAVHPGEFALYSPEQYADPAFPYRPFTAADVVRWTRARRLRDGAAVWVPASTVYLPYRRVREEDEFAPSISTGLAAGPGHTAAVLSGLQEVIERDALAISWLHRLPPRPVSPEVVAASPRVAEQLALGTSWTVDFHDLSLDLDLPVVAAVMRYRRDREDVLSFGSACRGDLAGAVEKAFLEAAQGLTYVRRLLRTFADWQAAPDFSDVDEFNKHAILYTKYPHLRERAGYLLHGPLTRRPARLPTRRPDPAPDSDQALLDSAVRQLSEAGHEVYVVDLTTPDVAALGVSVVRVLVPGLQHLSGSHALRFLGGRRLKEMPLRLARSEGHEPSSSQPDNPFPHPLP from the coding sequence ATGGTGAAACCGGCTCTGGACGACGAGATCGTGCTCTCCCCGGGGACGCACGTACACGCGGTGGACGACGACAGCGGCTTCCTGGAGGAATCCGGCGGCGTCCGGCGGATCCAGGGCGAGCACCTGGGGGCGGCCGTCAGCGAGGTGCTCGGTGTCCTGACCGTGCCGCGGCGGGTCGGTGAGGTGCTCGACGGCGTGCGCGACCTGTCCCGCGACCAGGCCCTGACCTGGCTGTCGGACCTGCTGGAGGCGGGGTTGGTGCGGCCGGGACAGCCCGTGGCCCGTACCACGGTGCAGGTGTGCGGCGACGAGGCCCTCACCGCCTGCGCCCGGGTGGCCCTGCCCGCGCACGCCCGGGTGGGCGCCGACGACGCCGATCTGGTGCTGGTGATCGCCGATTCGCTGTACGACGCGCGGGCCGAGGCCCTGGCCCGGGACTGCGTGCGGCGGGGCAGCGCGTTCCTGGTGGCCGGCGCCGATCCGGGACGCGGGGCGTTCGTCACCCCGGTGTGGCGGCCGGGCGAGCGGCTGGCCTGCTACGAGTGCGTCCGCACCCGCCTGCACGCGAACGCCCCCACCGGGCGCACCCGCTGGGAGTACCAGCAGAGCCTGTCCGGGGGCGGCGTCAGTTCGGGGCGTGGTCCGGTCGGTGTGGCCGGTGCCCTCGGGGTGGCTGCGGTACTGGCCGGGGTGCGGGCGGCAGCCTGGCTGAACGATACCGACGGGCCGCAGGACGACCTGATCTGGATCGGTGACGACCTGACCGCCGGACACCGGCCGGTGTTGCCCGTCCCGACCTGTGCCTGGTGCGATCAGCAACAGGTGGGGCTGGATCGGGTCGAGCCGACCGGGCTGCTCGCGGCGGTGGACGACGTGGCGGGCATCGTGCACTCGGCCACGGTGCGCCTGGCCGAGTCCGGGCCGCGCGTGCATCTGGGTGGCAGCGTGGCGGCGGACAACAGCCTGGTGCGGCCCTCGTTGCGGGTCACCCTGAACGGGGGCGCCGGATTCACCCGCAGCGCGGCATTGCTCTCCACGGCCGGGGAGAGTGTGGAACGGTACGCGGCCGGCATCTGGCGCCGCGAGGACCTGCTGGTCGCCCGGCACGACGATCTGGTCGAACCTGCCGTTCACCCAGGGGAATTCGCGCTCTACTCCCCGGAACAGTACGCCGACCCGGCCTTTCCCTACCGGCCCTTCACCGCCGCGGACGTGGTGCGCTGGACGCGGGCCCGCCGGCTGCGGGACGGGGCGGCGGTCTGGGTGCCCGCCTCGACCGTGTACCTGCCCTACCGCAGGGTGCGGGAGGAGGACGAGTTCGCGCCGTCGATCTCCACCGGTCTGGCCGCGGGCCCGGGGCACACCGCGGCAGTGCTGTCCGGCCTGCAGGAGGTGATCGAGCGCGACGCCCTGGCGATCTCCTGGCTGCACCGGCTGCCGCCCCGCCCGGTGTCTCCCGAGGTCGTGGCCGCCTCACCCCGGGTGGCCGAGCAACTGGCCCTGGGCACCTCGTGGACGGTCGACTTCCACGACCTGTCCCTGGATCTGGACCTGCCGGTGGTGGCCGCGGTGATGCGCTACCGGCGGGACCGGGAAGACGTGCTGTCGTTCGGCAGTGCCTGCCGCGGCGACCTGGCCGGGGCCGTGGAGAAAGCGTTCCTGGAGGCGGCGCAGGGGCTCACCTACGTGCGGCGGCTGCTGCGCACCTTCGCGGACTGGCAGGCGGCCCCGGACTTCTCCGACGTCGACGAGTTCAACAAGCACGCCATTCTTTACACCAAGTACCCGCACCTGCGGGAGCGGGCCGGCTATCTGCTGCACGGGCCCCTCACGCGTCGTCCCGCCCGGCTTCCCACCCGACGTCCCGACCCGGCACCGGACAGCGACCAGGCGCTGCTGGACTCGGCCGTGCGGCAGCTGTCGGAGGCCGGTCACGAGGTCTACGTGGTGGACCTGACCACCCCCGACGTGGCGGCCCTGGGCGTGAGCGTGGTGCGGGTGCTCGTGCCGGGCCTGCAGCACCTGTCCGGCAGTCACGCCCTGCGGTTCCTCGGTGGTCGCCGGCTGAAGGAGATGCCTCTGCGACTGGCCCGTTCCGAGGGACACGAGCCGTCAAGCAGTCAACCGGACAACCCTTTTCCCCACCCCCTACCGTGA
- a CDS encoding insulinase family protein, translating into MCPADLRLIRGRARPGPVALNLRLPVGSGSEEPAAEGLVHLLEHLVVGSVPTRFRSRVRAATGRDVTVFELSASPDEAAQAARGLLAAVRYPVLGEVAVAREKPAVEQETRERHASTGWRLQQRFLAAWWAGTGWAHSTLGDPAVLRETRYGAIDVVHRQWISAPGAVLAVAGPEEGIRAVRRAAYESAGARDPGIRVAGAGRSGRAPALDEDGVVGVGDAVRVDDAVRVSGAVRVGGAVRGDDVVRVDGIVHRSDPVPGRNSLGSEWPVPMGLFTTSWTDLPSGQVMAGVGLADEVTGPATETARDLAQILLEDAGGPHLTTHRLGGVRASWVVRPEPGLRRAGGRQQKEAVGEHVPGSRAASRSGVVSGAGGVSRSGGASGAGGVPGFEVAWGSGVVSGSGSAWGSGVTRGSGVVRGSGVVPGSGPASGSGPERASGPAAPSALLQDLGLALRRADALLARSPERLDQARVRHLRRIEPATADAAWIADPTMIGAGVPDRRALALGVTEVAVRAQLLRWLRRCETR; encoded by the coding sequence ATGTGCCCGGCTGACCTTCGGCTGATCCGGGGCCGGGCCCGGCCCGGTCCGGTGGCCCTGAACCTGCGTCTGCCGGTCGGCAGCGGGTCCGAGGAGCCGGCCGCCGAAGGACTCGTCCACCTGCTCGAGCATCTGGTCGTCGGCTCGGTGCCCACCCGTTTCCGGTCTCGGGTGCGAGCCGCGACCGGAAGGGATGTCACGGTTTTCGAGCTCTCCGCGAGCCCGGACGAGGCGGCTCAGGCCGCTCGCGGGTTACTGGCCGCCGTGCGGTACCCGGTGCTCGGTGAGGTGGCCGTGGCCCGGGAGAAACCGGCGGTGGAGCAGGAGACCCGAGAGCGGCACGCGTCCACCGGCTGGCGCTTGCAGCAGCGGTTCCTGGCGGCGTGGTGGGCCGGTACCGGGTGGGCCCACAGCACGCTCGGTGACCCGGCTGTTCTTCGTGAGACTCGTTACGGGGCAATTGATGTGGTTCATCGACAGTGGATCTCGGCTCCGGGAGCGGTACTCGCGGTGGCCGGTCCGGAGGAGGGGATCAGGGCTGTGCGGAGGGCGGCCTACGAGAGTGCCGGGGCCCGGGATCCTGGAATTCGGGTCGCGGGAGCGGGCCGCTCCGGTCGGGCGCCCGCGCTTGATGAGGACGGTGTGGTTGGGGTAGGCGATGCGGTGCGGGTGGACGATGCGGTGCGGGTAAGCGGTGCGGTGCGGGTAGGCGGTGCGGTGCGGGGGGACGATGTGGTTCGGGTGGACGGGATCGTGCACCGGAGCGATCCGGTGCCGGGGAGAAACTCCCTGGGATCGGAATGGCCTGTACCGATGGGCCTTTTCACCACGTCTTGGACCGATCTGCCCAGCGGTCAGGTGATGGCGGGTGTCGGGCTGGCTGACGAGGTCACCGGGCCCGCCACTGAGACCGCCCGCGACCTGGCCCAGATTCTGCTGGAGGACGCCGGTGGTCCCCACCTCACCACCCACCGGCTGGGTGGGGTGCGGGCTTCCTGGGTGGTCCGGCCCGAACCCGGCCTCCGGCGAGCCGGCGGGCGGCAGCAGAAGGAGGCGGTCGGGGAACACGTTCCGGGGTCGAGGGCTGCGTCGAGGTCTGGAGTGGTGTCGGGAGCTGGAGGGGTGTCGAGGTCTGGAGGGGCGTCGGGAGCTGGAGGGGTGCCGGGATTTGAGGTGGCGTGGGGTTCTGGGGTGGTGTCGGGCTCTGGGTCGGCTTGGGGTTCTGGAGTGACGCGGGGTTCTGGAGTGGTGCGGGGTTCTGGAGTGGTGCCGGGATCTGGGCCGGCGTCGGGTTCCGGTCCTGAGCGGGCATCAGGGCCTGCCGCACCGTCCGCTCTCCTCCAGGATCTCGGCCTGGCTCTGCGGCGGGCCGATGCGCTGCTGGCCCGGAGCCCGGAGCGGCTGGATCAGGCCCGGGTCCGGCATCTGCGCCGCATTGAGCCCGCCACTGCGGACGCCGCCTGGATCGCTGATCCCACGATGATCGGAGCCGGGGTTCCCGATCGGCGCGCGCTGGCCCTGGGGGTCACCGAGGTGGCGGTGCGGGCCCAGTTGCTGCGCTGGCTGAGGCGATGTGAGACACGGTGA
- a CDS encoding DUF5944 family protein — translation MTYLAPRQVVDTVFGREFDDTDDLSEAFARNVTSELLAGTTTEIGFRAEVIGDSGLKVIVRSTTQGLQGEATISHRFYFIDREEIRTRLHQVSPEHPEAETELLVLLPDGVDRDYFHAAVHDSHDRLLAVQAVVYDRQGRNTRYPFRPALVSDIRAVRAETSVVSSGTGSPEARFTLDVEPQERDREIAVLWESMGLILRYPVALVAGQTQVSVGVSLGPDGPLATGDWVLIAVDENEGFITQALFVMSPAASHVPG, via the coding sequence ATGACCTATCTGGCGCCCCGGCAGGTGGTCGACACCGTGTTCGGCCGGGAGTTCGACGACACCGACGACCTGTCCGAGGCCTTCGCCCGCAACGTCACCAGCGAGCTGCTGGCCGGCACCACCACCGAGATCGGTTTCCGGGCCGAGGTGATCGGTGACAGCGGGCTGAAGGTGATCGTCCGCAGCACCACCCAGGGCCTACAGGGCGAGGCCACGATCAGCCACCGCTTCTACTTCATCGACCGCGAGGAGATCCGCACCCGCCTGCACCAGGTCTCGCCGGAGCACCCCGAGGCCGAGACCGAACTACTGGTGCTGCTGCCCGACGGTGTGGACCGGGACTACTTCCACGCCGCGGTGCACGACTCCCACGACCGGCTGCTGGCCGTGCAGGCCGTGGTCTACGATCGGCAGGGCCGCAACACCCGGTACCCGTTCCGCCCTGCCCTCGTCTCGGACATCCGTGCGGTGCGGGCCGAAACCAGCGTCGTTTCCTCCGGAACCGGCTCGCCGGAGGCCCGTTTCACGCTCGATGTGGAACCGCAGGAGCGCGACCGGGAGATCGCCGTGCTCTGGGAGTCGATGGGGCTGATCCTGCGCTACCCGGTCGCGCTCGTCGCCGGGCAGACCCAGGTGTCGGTCGGGGTGTCGCTCGGGCCGGACGGTCCGCTGGCCACCGGTGACTGGGTGCTCATCGCGGTCGACGAGAACGAGGGCTTCATCACCCAGGCCCTGTTCGTGATGAGCCCGGCGGCCTCGCATGTGCCCGGCTGA
- a CDS encoding MMPL family transporter, protein MRHGSHGARGGDDDQHLSLLNRWGALVARHGWIAVGIWAVILTAAGCLYPVLQRELSTPSYTITGSQSDQAQELLGEHFPALGNEQGVLVFTASGTGARSASYRAAVATVLTRVQDLPGITGVVDPYTEGGISRIGDDGRTAVALIGMRGDASERADLSDDISAAASAAASGTGVEALYSGSTPLNKDLSEVELHDQERAEMIGIPVALAVLLLASGTLVAALLPVVTALLGVLLCMGVLALVAPVFGLDQFVTVIASMIGVGVGIDYGLFVVSRFREELAHRIPEASTRRERKCIVSGAVGQALHTSGRTVLASGIIVMVALCSMVVIRGHVFQQIALGTGIVVTCSLLVSLTLLPAILGLLGTRVEKLALPRRMRPQDTVGGGGGDPMDTFWGRWARMVMRHPWLFAGTSIVLLVVMALPLGGIKLGLDLGLNALGKTDSGRAQQIVAATFTPGAVAPVQIVIDAGPGGITTADLNAVASLGDSLRANASVAEIVSPTEALDQAAGRHDAPALRAAARDAALRTDLGQLVDLDTGGRHLLLTVVADVPIDSVGAMQLVRDLRDDILPRALAGTGATFLVGGLTAQYVDLSDETTAKLPLVISIVLGLSFLYLLVVFRSILLPLKAAVMNLLATCAALGLTVFVFQEGHGESLLGFSNVGTLQAYLPVTLFALLFGLSMDYEVFLVGRMKEEWDRSHDHVVTVATALSHTGRQITAAAAIMMVVFGSFLVADVLELKQMGFALAVAVTLDATVIRMVLVPAVMTLAGRWNWWLPGPLDRAIPKVHLE, encoded by the coding sequence ATGAGACACGGATCCCACGGAGCACGGGGCGGCGACGACGACCAGCACCTGTCCCTGCTCAACCGCTGGGGCGCCCTGGTGGCCCGGCACGGCTGGATCGCCGTCGGCATCTGGGCCGTCATCCTGACCGCGGCCGGCTGTCTCTACCCGGTGCTGCAGCGCGAACTGTCCACTCCCAGCTACACGATCACCGGTTCCCAGTCCGACCAGGCGCAGGAGCTGCTCGGCGAGCACTTCCCGGCCCTGGGTAACGAGCAGGGCGTGCTGGTGTTCACCGCCTCGGGCACCGGCGCCCGTTCCGCCTCCTACCGGGCCGCGGTCGCCACAGTGCTGACGAGGGTTCAGGACCTTCCCGGCATCACCGGGGTGGTCGACCCGTACACCGAGGGCGGCATCAGCCGGATCGGTGACGACGGGCGCACCGCGGTCGCGCTGATCGGCATGCGCGGCGACGCGAGCGAGCGGGCCGACCTCAGCGACGACATCAGTGCGGCGGCGTCCGCTGCGGCCTCGGGAACCGGCGTGGAGGCGCTGTACTCGGGCTCCACACCACTGAACAAAGACCTGTCCGAGGTCGAGCTGCACGACCAGGAACGCGCCGAGATGATCGGCATCCCGGTGGCTCTGGCGGTGCTGCTGCTGGCTTCGGGCACCCTGGTGGCAGCCCTGCTGCCGGTCGTCACCGCCCTGCTCGGCGTGCTGCTGTGCATGGGCGTGCTCGCCCTGGTGGCCCCGGTCTTCGGGCTGGACCAGTTCGTGACGGTGATCGCCAGCATGATCGGCGTGGGCGTGGGCATCGACTACGGGCTCTTCGTGGTCAGCCGCTTCCGCGAGGAACTGGCCCACCGCATCCCCGAGGCCTCGACCCGCAGGGAGCGCAAGTGCATCGTCAGCGGCGCGGTCGGCCAGGCCCTGCACACCTCCGGCCGCACCGTCCTGGCCTCGGGCATCATCGTGATGGTCGCGCTCTGCTCGATGGTCGTGATCCGCGGCCACGTGTTCCAGCAGATCGCCCTGGGCACCGGCATCGTCGTGACCTGTTCCCTGCTGGTCAGTCTCACACTCCTGCCGGCGATCCTGGGACTGCTCGGCACCCGGGTGGAGAAGCTGGCCCTGCCGCGGCGGATGCGCCCGCAAGACACGGTCGGCGGGGGCGGCGGCGACCCGATGGACACGTTCTGGGGGCGCTGGGCCCGTATGGTCATGCGCCACCCGTGGCTGTTCGCGGGCACCAGCATCGTGCTGCTCGTGGTGATGGCCCTGCCGCTGGGCGGGATCAAGCTGGGCCTCGACCTCGGCCTCAACGCGCTGGGCAAGACCGACTCCGGCCGGGCGCAGCAGATCGTGGCCGCCACCTTCACCCCGGGGGCCGTCGCCCCGGTACAGATCGTCATCGACGCCGGGCCCGGGGGCATCACCACGGCCGACCTGAATGCCGTGGCCTCTCTGGGCGACTCCCTGCGGGCGAATGCCTCGGTGGCCGAGATCGTCTCGCCGACCGAGGCACTCGACCAGGCGGCGGGCCGTCACGACGCCCCCGCCCTGCGCGCCGCCGCCCGGGACGCCGCCCTCCGAACCGACCTGGGCCAGCTCGTCGACCTGGACACCGGGGGCCGCCATCTGCTGCTCACCGTGGTGGCCGACGTGCCGATCGACTCGGTCGGCGCCATGCAGCTGGTGCGCGACCTGCGTGACGACATCCTGCCGAGGGCCCTGGCCGGCACCGGCGCCACGTTCCTGGTGGGTGGGCTCACCGCGCAGTACGTGGACCTCAGCGACGAGACCACCGCCAAGCTGCCCCTGGTGATCTCGATCGTGCTCGGGCTGTCGTTCCTCTACCTGCTCGTGGTGTTCCGCAGCATCCTGCTCCCGCTCAAGGCCGCGGTGATGAACCTGCTGGCCACCTGCGCGGCCCTGGGCCTGACCGTGTTCGTGTTCCAGGAGGGCCACGGCGAGTCGCTGCTCGGGTTCAGCAACGTGGGCACCCTGCAGGCCTACCTGCCGGTCACCCTCTTCGCCCTGCTCTTCGGGCTCTCGATGGATTACGAGGTCTTCCTGGTCGGGCGCATGAAGGAGGAGTGGGACCGCTCGCACGACCACGTGGTCACGGTCGCCACCGCCCTCAGCCACACGGGCCGCCAGATCACCGCAGCCGCGGCGATCATGATGGTGGTCTTCGGCAGCTTCCTGGTGGCCGACGTACTGGAGCTCAAGCAGATGGGCTTCGCTCTCGCCGTCGCCGTGACCCTTGACGCCACCGTGATCCGGATGGTGCTCGTACCCGCGGTGATGACACTGGCCGGTCGGTGGAACTGGTGGCTGCCGGGACCCCTGGACAGGGCCATTCCTAAAGTCCACCTGGAATAG